The sequence GATCATCAGGGAGTCGTTGTGGACGCTGGCAATGAAGTTGGTCAGGAAAAGCGGATTGGCCACCGTCAGCCAGAGGGCCCGGTGCGGATTCACGCCGTGCAGTTCAGCGAGCCGGGGAACATAGCTGACGCAGAGCAGCACGCCCGCCAATGCCACCAGCCGGAAGAGCATGACGCAGGCCTCCGGCTGGACGTTGGTCACCCAGACGACGAACTGCTCGATCCAGAGGAACAGCTGGCCGTAGGGAACCGGGGCTTCGGTCCACTGCTTGTCGGCTCCCAGCTGGAAGTAGTTGGACAGGGCGGAGATGCCGTTTTCGTACGGGTTGAAGCCTTCCACCATCAGCCTCCCCTGGCCAATGTAGGCATACACGTCACGGCTGAACAGCGGCACGCTGAACATCATGGGAAGTCCCCACGCCACCACCGCGGCCAGGGTTGCACGCCGGGCCTGTTCGCCCCACACTCGGACTTTCTGCCCGAGCCGCAGCCAGGCACGCACCAGGAGCATGCCCCCCACGGCCACCAGGACAATGGACAGCGCCACCCCCGGGGCTTCGGTCCGCATCCAGATGAACACGGGCATGCGGCGCAGCTCCGAAACGGGAGCCAGCCAGCCCACGCCAATCGAGCCGATCATCATGGACAAGGAGCCCAGGAAGCCGGCAAGCAGGGGTGAGCGTGGATTGTCCACCTCGGCACTGCCCGCTCCGGCAACGCCGTCCGCCGCCATCTCCCCCGCTGCGGGCACAGGCGCCGTCATCTCAGGATCGTCCAATCTTCATGCGTTTTTCCGCGGTTCACCCGGCGGCCGCGCGGGCCCGCCGGAACAGGATTCAGGGCGGAAGGGCGACCCGCCGCGTACCCGAAATCCTAGCATCGGCAGGGTGCCCGGAGGTGTAACGGTAGGCTGGTCCGGTGCCTATATCTAACGAACGAATCGTCTGGATCGACTGCGAAATGACCGGCCTGGACATCAAGAACGACGCCCTGATCGAGGTGGCAGCACTGGTCACGGACTCGGAGCTCAACATCCTTGGCGACGGCGTCGACGTCGTCATCAAACCCGACGATGCTGCCGTGGCCCAGATGTCCGACTTCGTCCGGGACATGCACACCAGGTCCGGGCTGCTGGCGGAACTGCCGCACGGCAAGACGATGGCAGAGGCAGAGGCAGCGGTCATGGAGTACATCTCCGCCTGGGTCCCGGACCCGCGCAAAGCACCCTTGGGCGGGAACTCGGTGGGAACCGACCGCGTGTTCCTGTCCCGCGACATGCCCGCGGTAGTGGAGCACCTCCACTACCGGGTCATCGACGTCAGCACTATCAAGGAGCTTTCGCGCCGCTGGTACGCCCGGGCCTACTTCCAGTCGCCGGCGAAGAAGGGCGGCCACCGCGCTTTGGGAGACATCAAAGATTCCATCGATGAGCTCAGGTACTACCGCGAAGCCGTATTCGTCCCCGCCCCGGGACCTGACAGCGCCACCGCCCAGAAGATTGCCAGGGGAATCGCCAATGCCGCTGCCGAAAGCAGCTCCGGAGAGTAATCTGCGCCACGTTTGGTGAAATTTTGCCCCAAATCGCAGAAAGTGGACAAAGCACCCCTTCCGAGCAGGTAAGCTATTTGAGTTGCGTTTCCAGGGAGCCGCTACGGTGGAATTCCCTTGAGGCACATGGTGGGCGTAGCTCAGTTGGCAGAGCGCCTGGTTGTGGTCCAGGAGGTCGCGGGTTCAACCCCCGTCGCTCACCCTCACGGGGCGGCACATGCAGCCGTCAACAAGGGAGGCCGCACCGGATATCCGGTGCGGCCTCCTTTGTCGTGCCCCACCGGGTACATGCATTGCAGCCGGGGACACCATAAGCCGAAGGACAACTGATATGACTGTTCTGCCTATCACCATCTGGGGCGAGCCTGTGCTGCACCGCCGCGCCGCCGAGGTGGAGGTTTTCGACGACGAACTGCGCACCCTGATTGCCGACATGTTTGAAACCAACGACGCAGCCAACGGAGTGGGCCTCGCCGCCCCGCAGATCGGTGTCGGCAAGCGGATCTTCGTCTACAAGTACGCAAACGACGACGGCGCTCCCCCAAGCGGCGTCCTGGTGAATCCCGTCCTGACCCTGTCCAAGGTCTCCGGCGCTGCTCCCGACCCCGACGAGGAGGAAGAGGGCTGCCTTTCCTTCCCGGGCGAACAGTACCCGCTCAAACGGGCGGAATGGGCCCGCGTGGAAGGCTTCGACGGATTCGGGGAACCCGTCCGGTTCGAGGCCACGGGCTGGTTTGCCAGGGTCATCCAGCATGAATACGACCACCTCGACGGCAAGCTGTATGTCAACCGGCTGATGGACCGGTATTCGCGCAAAGCCATGAAGCAGGCCAAGAAGAACGGCTGGGGCGTGCCGGGGCTCACCTGGATGCCCGGGGTGGACCCTGACCCCTTTGGCCACTGACCGTGTCCGGGCGGCGTCCGGTCAGCCTGCGGTGATGGTGGGCTGCTGGGGGCAGGAGGATAGGACCCGCCGCATGGCGTCTTTCTCTGCCGCCGTCACCCACAAGCCGTAGGCGGCTTTCACGGAGATCTGCCGGGCCACGTAATGGCAGCGGATTGCCGTGTTCTTTGGAAGCCAGGTAGCGGCGTCACCCGCACTCTTTTGCTGGTTGGCGGCGCCGTCCGCTGCGACGAGGTTCAGCGGATCATTGGCCAGGCTCTGGCGTTCCTTGGCCGTGAGCCGCTGGGCTCCCTTTTGCCAGGCGTCACCCAGGGCCACCACATGGTCGATCTGGACGGCGCGGCTGCTCTCGGATCCGCGCCGGAAGTCCACGTCCTGGCCCGTGTAGGGTTCCCGGAAGTGCCCGGCCGTCACTTTGCAGGAGGACCCCTCGGAGAACACAACGCCGGCAAGGTCCCTGCGAAGGATGTCGTTCCGCGTGTCGCAGCCGTTCCGATCGACATCAAGCCAAGCCTGTCCGAAGGCCTCACGGCTGTAGCCGGTGTTGGGCGCCCTGCCTTTCACGGCCAGGCCGTCGAGGGCTGCGAGGGCGCTGCCGGAGGGCACCGGGTTGGGCTCCTGGACCGGTTTCATCCAGGCGGCGTCGAAGACCGGCGCCTCAGTGGGGCCATCTGCCGCCGGTCCGGCTGCCGCGAACTGGCCGGTGGTGAAGAACCAGACCAGGGCCACGAATATGGCTGCGGCGGCGGCGGCGAGGAGCACCCAGGCCTGCCGCGAACGGCGCCGCGCGCGGCGGTACGCAGACCAGCTGATGGTCACGGGGCTGACGCCGGGAAGGGAAAGTCGGGCACCCCAAGAGCCTAGGACAAAGGGCGCGCCCGGCCACTGATATCCACACTGTTGGGGAAGAGTGATGGGTCACAGCGCCCGGGGCTGCCCCGGGTTACTGTTCCCTGGTGACGCGCCGAAGGTCTTCTTCCGCCACGGCCAGCAGGCTCTCGAGCTGGCGCACCCGGTCATCGCTGACGTCCCCGGTCTTATGGGCGTCCCTGGCGCGTTCCAGCAGGCGCAAGGCTTCCTTATGGTTGGCCTTGGCCACGTCCAGTGCGTGCTCGAGGGTGGTTTCGTGCTGAAGTGTCGATTCGTTGTCCATGCCACCAGTGTGGTCCGCTTTCCCGGCTGATTCCAGTGAACCAGCCGGGAAAGACCTGAGCGTTACTAGACTGCGATGGCTGCCAGGGCGGCAGCGCTTTCCTTGGCGGGGAAGGACGGCGGGTTCACGCCTGCCATCTCTTCCATGACGCGGACCACCTGGCAGCTGTAGCCGAACTCGTTGTCGTACCAGACATAGAGGACCAGGTTCTTGTCCGTGGACACCGTGGCCAGGCCGTCCACGATGCCGGCACGGCGGGAGCCCACGAAGTCGGTGGAGACGACCTCGGGTGAATCGATGTAGTCGATCTGCTTGCGCAGGTCCGAGTGCAGCGACATTTCGCGGAGGTAGTTGTTGACCTCGTCCTTGGTGGTGCCGTTCTCAAGGGTGAGGTTCAGGATGGCCAGCGAAACGTCCGGGGTGGGGACGCGGATGGAGCTGCCGGTGAGCTTGCCCAGGAGTTCGGGCAGGGCCTTGGCCACGGCCTTGGCGGCACCGGTTTCGGTGATCACCATGTTCAGCGCTGCCGAACGGCCGCGGCGGTCGCCCTTGTGGAAGTTGTCGATCAGGTTCTGGTCGTTGGTGAAGGAGTGGACGGTTTCGACGTGGCCGTGCACCACGCCGAACTTGTCGTTGATGGCCTTCAGGACCGGGGTGATGGCATTGGTGGTGCAGGATGCCGCGGATACGATCTTGTCCGAGTCCGTGATGTCGCTGTGGTTGATGCCGTGGACGATGTTCTTCAGTTCACCCTTGCCCGGTGCGGTCAGCAGGACGCGGGCCACGCCCTTGCTTTGCAGGTGCTGGGACAGGCCCTCGGCGTCGCGCCAGCGGCCGGTGTTGTCGACTACCAGGGCGTTGCTGATCCCGTAGGCGGTGTAGTCGATCGTGGCGGGGTCGTTCGAGTAGATGACCTGGATCTGGACGCCGTTGGCCGTGATGGTGTTGGCGGCTTCGTCCACGCGGATGGTGCCTTCGAAGGAGCCGTGGACGGAGTCGCGGCGCAGCAGGCTGGCGCGCTTGGAGAGGTCGTTGTCGGAGCCGCGCCGCACCACGATGGCGCGCAGGCGCAGGCCGTGGCCACCGCCTGCCTTTTCGATGAGGAGGCGTGCAAGGAGACGGCCGATCCGGCCAAAGCCGTAGAGGACGACGTCGGTGCTGGTGCGGTCATCGCCGCCCCGCTTGCCCACGATCTCGGCGAGTTCTGCGCGGAGGAATTCCTCAAGGGTGGCGCCGTTGCCCTCTTCCTTGAATTTTTGGTTCAGCCGGGCGATGTCGATCGCGGCGGCACCGAGCTCGAGTCCGGCCAGCGTGTTCAGCAGGGGCGCCGTGTCCTCCAGGAGCAGTTCGTCCTTGCTCATCCGGCGCGCAAAGCGGTGCGCCTTGAGGATGTTCATGGTGGACTTGTTGATCAGGCTCCGGCCGTGGATGCTGGTCACCACGTTGTTTTCGCGGTACAGCCTGCCGATCACGGGGATCATGGCCTCGGCGAGGGCCTCCCGGCCCATCCACGTATCAAGACAAGAATCAGACGTCTGGCTCACAGAAATACCTTCCTCGGTTCAGCCGTGTACGTCTTCGTACACGGATGTAGGCCACCTGATGATGTCCAGGGGCACCGGCACCTGCAGGGATGGCCCCCAGGCACCTGGATCGCGTGCAAAGAAAAACCGCCGGTTGCGGACGCAATTTTCGGCGGTAGAACTCCTGCGTCCGGGATCCATTCTAATTTGGCGCGGTCCAGGGAACACGCCCGCGCTGCGTGAAATCACTCACATGGCGGGACGGCGCCGGAAGGATACCGTGACGGGCGCCTCAGTTGTGGATGGCTGAGTACAGGTTCAGGCTGGCGCAGTAAACCAGCCACGAGAAGTACGGCAGCACCAGGCAGCCGGCGGTGGCGTCCACCGGGCCGAACCTCAGGATCAGGAACGCGAGGGTTGCGGCCAGGGCACAGATGACTGCAAAGGCCGCCCACAGGGCCACGGCTCCTAGCGCTGGGTACAGGGCGAAGAAGGTCACGGGCCAGGCGGCGTTGAGAAGCAACTGGGCTACGTACCAGGAGCGGGTGCCGCCGGCAAGGCGGCCTTTGCGCCAGACCAGCCACGCCGCGGTGGCCACGCCCGCATACAGCAGCATCCACGTGCCTCGGAACATCCACGACGGCGGCATCCACGGCGCTTTCACGGAGCCTGCGTACCAGCCGCCGGAGTTGAGGATGATCGGGACCGAGGAGAGCAGCCAGGCCAGCGCCGAAAGGGCCAGGAATCCGGCGAGCGCCAGGCCTTGTGAACGGATGCCGGGAACGCCCGCTGCGGGTGCGGGACGGGTTTCAGGAATTGCGGGCACGGTTCAGGATCCCTGACGCATCGCGCGTGGTCAAACGCGGTTTATGGATGGGACAGCCGATACGCCGGGTTCTGTTCTCCCCTGCCGTTGCCGGCGAGGGAGCGACGGCCATCCATCTACGAGTACCGTTGCCGGCACCCTCCAGCGGCCTACCCGGACACTCGGGCGGGCAGCCCTCGAACGTGTCCTGTCTGGCCTTGCTCCGGGTGGGGTTTACCTAGCCTTCCCGGTCACCCGGGAAGCTGGTGGTCTCTTACACCACCGTTTCACCCTTACCTGCCCTCCCCGGCCGGGGCCGGAAAAGCAGGCGGTCTGTTTTCTGTGGCACTGGCCTGCGGGTTACCCCGAGTGGGTGTTACCCACCACCCTGCCCTGCGGAGCCCGGACGTTCCTCGAGCCACTTGCGTGGCGCGCGGCCGTCTGGCTGTCCCATCCGGCTCCCAGTCTACCGGCGCCACCGGCCGCTTTTGTCGCCGGTAGGATCGGACGGTGCTGATTCTGCTTCCCCCTTCCGAAGGCAAGACGCCGGCGCTCCGCGGTCCCGCCGTCGACTGGACCGCCCTGGGCTTCCCGGAGCTCAACCCGTACCGCGCGAAGGTCCTCGAGGCGCTTGGCACGGTCAGCGCCCACCAGGACGCCCTCGCCCTGCTGGGCGTAGGGGCATCGCTGCGGGACGACGTCGAGCGCAATACCCGCCTGCACGCCGAGCCGGCGGCCCCTGCCCACAGCATCTACTCGGGTGTCCTGTACGACGCCCTGGGGTACCGGAGCCTGACGCCGGTGCAGCGCCGCAAGGCCGATGAGTCCGTCCTGGTGATCTCGGCGTTGTGGGGAGCCCTCCGCTTTGGCGACAGCGTTCCCGCCTACCGGTTGTCAATGGGCACGTCCCTGCCCGACGTCGGGCGCTTGGCTCCGTTTTGGAAGGAACAGCTTGGGGATACCCTCAGCGCCGCAGCGCAGGGGCACTTGCTGGTGGACTGCCGGTCCAGCACCTATGCCGCAGCGTGGGCTCCGCCGGCGCAGCAGACCGTCACGGTCAACGTCTTCACCGAAAGTGGAGGAGTCCGGAAGGTGGTGAGCCACTTCGCCAAGCACACCCGCGGCGAACTGGCGCGGCACCTGCTGGTGCGCCGTGGAAAGGCCCCCGGGGCGCCGTCGGACCTTCTGAAGGCTGCCCGCGAAAAGTGGGAGGCGGAGCTGGTGCCCGGCACCGCACGCAAACCGTACGCCTTGAACATCATCCTGCCGGGCTAACCGTCCGGCAGGTTGCCTTGCAGTCCGGTCAGGACCACTCGTCCGAACGGACCAGGATGGCGCCGGAGTCCGGGCAGAACACGATGTCGTCGGCAGCGGCTGCCTTGATCTCGGCGAGGTCGCCCGGGCTGAGCTTCATGCCCGAGGCTTCCGAGGTGCCGTGGAAGAGCCGCGCGGCGCCCACCCCGCGCTTCGCGAGCGTTTTTTCGTAGATTGCCAGCAGGCCCGCGTCCAGGCCTTGGGCAAAGTCGCCCCGTTGGGTACGAAGCCCTGCCGCTTCCGTTTCCACGTCCGCCAGGGCCGCATCGAGCTCGGCCCTGATGGTTCCAAAGGACCCCTGGATGTCGTCGACAATCTGCTGCTGGGCCGCCTGCCGTTCCCGCAGCGAGTCCAGCCGCTCCATGACTTCCAGTTCCACGTCTTCAAGGTCGGAGCGCCGCTTGTTCAGCGACGCAATGTCCTTTTGCAGTGCCACCAGGTCCTTGGACAGGCCGGTGCCGCTGTTGAGCCGCGCTTCGTCACGCTGGATCCGGGAGGCAACCTGTTCGACGTCGGCCTCGGCCCGCTTCAGCGCAGCCTCGGCGTCGTGCACGGCCACCTTGGCCGCGCCCAGTTCACCGTTGGCGACGGACAGGGCGGCCTCGAGGTCCTTGATGCGGGGATCGTTTTCGAGCGTGCGGCGGCGGTTGGTGAGGCCTTTCAACCTGGCGTCAAGGCCCTGCAGTTCGAGCAACTTCAACTGTTCCGCCGGTGCTGCCTTGGCCACGTTTACCTCCGCTGGATTCTTCCGGCCTTGGCCGGGCACCGAACCGGCGCTTCCTAGACTCTAGCCGGGAGTGAGGATGAAGTCCCACGGATCGCTGTTGGTGGTGCTGACCAGGATCTCCACGTCATGGCCCTGGTCGGCCAGGACGTTGCCCAGGGCCGCGGCCGCGGCTGGCAGCCAGAGCCATTCGCTCGCAAAGTGCGACACGTCCACCAGGTACGGCCGTCCGTTGGCGGCGGCCTCCCGCGCCTCCGACGCCGGGTGGTGGCGGAGGTCAGCGGTGACGTAGACGTCGGCGTTGCTGGCACGCACCTCGTTGAACAGCGAATCCCCCGCACCACCGCAGACCGCGATGCGCCGCACCAGCCCGTCCTTGTCGCCGGACACCCGCACTCCCCCGGCAACCGACGGCAGGATCCCGAACACCCGTGCGGCAAAGTCGCCAAGGCTCATGGCATCCGCAAGGTCCCCCACCCGCCCAATGCCCTCCTCCGGCAGCCCGTTGGCCGCCACGGTCAGGGGGGCGACATCCTGGAGTCCCAGGGCGTCGGCCAGGACATCGGAGACACCTCCTACGGCGGAGTCGCCGTTGGTGTGCACGGTCAGCAGTGCCGTCCCCGACTCGATAAGCCGGTGGACCGCCCTGCCCTTTGCCGACGTGGCTGCCACGGACGTGACGCCCTTCAGCAGCAGCGGGTGGTGGGTGATGAGCAGCTCCGCTCCCCACTCAACCGCTTCCTCAATGACTTCCAGGGTGGGATCGACCGCGAACATCACCTTCGTGACCGGTGCCGAGGGATGGCCCGCCACGAGCCCCACCTCGTCCCAGTTCTCCGCCAGGGATTCGGGCCACAGCTCCTCAACCGCAAGCAGCAGTTCGGCCAATGTGGGGGCGTCCGCGGAACCGGCCGCGGCCGGCGTGCCGGAAGAGGCGTCGCCGTCGTGATCTTCCTGGCCGCTAACGTCGGTGTCCACAGGTTCCATAGTCTTAGTTTTACCCCATTGGCCCCGCGCCGCCGCAGTTTGCGGCACTGGGCCGGGGTGCCGGGGAATCTTCCGGCGCCGTCAACCATTGAAGAGGTCATGAAAACTTTTGTTTTGGGCGGAGGGTGCTTCTGGTGCCTGGACGCCGTCTACCAGAGGACCAAGGGCGTCACCTCAGTGGTGTCCGGCTACACCGGCGGACACGATCCGCAGCCGGATTACTACTCGGTCTGCAGTGGAACCACCGGCCACGCCGAAGTTGTGGCCGTGACCTTCGATGAGGACATCATCCCCGCGGAGGTGGTCCTGGACATGTTCTTCGCCCTGCATGATCCCACCACGCTGAACCGCCAGGGATACGACGTCGGCACCCAGTACCGCTCCTCGATGTTCTACGAGACCACAGAGGAGAAGATCCTCTTCGAAGAGGCGATCGACCGCAACCAGGCATTATGGGCGCACCCCATCGTCACCGAGGTCAGCCGGCTCCCGCGGTTCCATGTGGCGGAGGAGTTCCACCAGAATTACTACGCCAAGCACCCGGAGCAGGGGTACTGCCAGGTGATCATCAACCCTAAGCTGGCCAAGGCCCGGAAATATTACTCTGCATGGCTTAACGCTTAGCCCACCGTTACGCGGCCTCGTTAGGCTGACCTCAGTATCCACCCCTTAGAGATAGGCGTATGTACATGGCACGGATCTATGACGATGTAACGCAGCTGGTCGGCGGGACCCCGCTGGTTCGGTTGAACCGGCTCAGCGAGGGACTGGACGCCACCGTTGCCGTGAAGCTGGAGTTCTACAACCCGGCCAACAGCGTCAAGGACCGCATCGGTGTGGCCATCATCGACGCCGCGGAAAAGTCCGGTGCCCTGAAGCCCGGCGGCACCATCGTCGAAGGCACTTCCGGCAACACGGGCATCGCCCTGGCCATGGTGGGTGCTGCCCGCGGGTACAAGGTCATCCTCACCATGCCGGAGACCATGTCCACGGAGCGCCGGGTCATGCTGCGCGCATTCGGAGCCGAGATTGTACTGACCCCCGGTTCAGAGGGCATGCGCGGCGCCGTGGAAAAGGCCCAGGAAATCGTGGCCAACACCGAGAACTCCATCTGGGCACAGCAGTTCGCCAACGAGGCCAACCCCGAGGTGCACCGCAGGACCACCGCCGAGGAAGTCTGGGCCGACACTGACGGCGCGGTAGACATCTTCGTGGCGGGCATCGGCACCGGTGGAACCATCACCGGCGTCGGACAGGTCCTGAAGGAGCGCAAGCCCGGCGTCCAGATCGTGGCTGTGGAACCCAAGGACTCCCCCATCCTGAACGGCGGCGCTCCCGGCCCGCACAAGATCCAGGGCCTGGGCGCCAACTTCATCCCCGAACTGCTCGACACCAACATCTACGACGAGGTCATCGACGCCACCCTTGAGGATTCGGTCCGGGTAGCCCGCGAATTGGGCATCAAGGAAGGCATCCTCGGCGGCATCTCCTCGGGCGCGATTGTCTGGGCCGCCCTGGAGCTGGCCAAGCGGCCGGAAAACGCAGGCAAGCTGATTGTTGCCGTAGTGTGCGACTTCGGTGAGCGTTACATCTCCACCGTGCTCTATGACGACATCCGCGGCTGATCAGTCCGCTGTCCGCCCGTTTCCTGTAGAAAGAACTTTGTGGGCTTTTTCGCAAGACTGAAGGAAGACCTCGACGCCGCCCGGTCCCACGACCCGGCGGCTCGAGGTTCTTTTGAGAACTTTTTCGCCTATTCCGGCCTCCATGCCATCTGGATCCACCGGCTGACGCACCGCATGTGGCAGAACCCGTCGCTTCGCTTCCCGGCGCGCCTGCTGTCCCAGCTGGGCCGGTCCTGGACCGGTATCGAGATCCATCCGGGTGCCACGATCGGCCGCCGCTTCTTCATTGACCATGGCATGGGTGTGGTGATCGGCGAGACGGCAGAGATCGGCGAGGACGTGATGATCTACCACGGTGTGACCCTGGGCGGACGTTCCCTGGCCCGGATCAAGCGGCATCCCACCATCGGCGACCGCGTGACCATCGGCGCCGGTGCCAAGATCCTGGGGCCAATCACCATTGGACGGGACAGCGCCGTGGGCGCCAACGCGGTGGTGGTCAAGGACGCGCCGCCGGAGTCGATCATCACCGGAGTTCCCGCCAAATGGCGGCACCGGGATGCGCAGCGGGAAACCAAGCCCGCCGTTGACCCGGCCGAATACGACATCGAGTACCGGATCTAGCGGACGCAATTCGGGCGGGGCCTGGTGCGTTGCTAACCGGGGAAACGCCTGTAGATGGCCCACAGAACGGTATCGAAGGCACGGTCCGGGAGCAGCCGGCGCAGCAGCAGGATGGCCCGCGCGCCCTTGCCCACCGGATACCGGGTCCTGGGCCGCGGCGACGTGGCTGCATGGACAATCGCCTCCGCGATAACTTCCGGATGCGAGGACATTGCCGAACCGTCGGTGGAGGCCAGCGCGGCTGCCACGACCTTGGCCTGCGCTGCATATGGTCCCGAGCCCGAATTGGCCAGCAGGCCTTCGGCGGAGATGGTGCCCCATTCGGACTGGGT comes from Pseudarthrobacter sp. NIBRBAC000502770 and encodes:
- the msrA gene encoding peptide-methionine (S)-S-oxide reductase MsrA, producing the protein MKTFVLGGGCFWCLDAVYQRTKGVTSVVSGYTGGHDPQPDYYSVCSGTTGHAEVVAVTFDEDIIPAEVVLDMFFALHDPTTLNRQGYDVGTQYRSSMFYETTEEKILFEEAIDRNQALWAHPIVTEVSRLPRFHVAEEFHQNYYAKHPEQGYCQVIINPKLAKARKYYSAWLNA
- a CDS encoding TspO/MBR family protein, with product MPAIPETRPAPAAGVPGIRSQGLALAGFLALSALAWLLSSVPIILNSGGWYAGSVKAPWMPPSWMFRGTWMLLYAGVATAAWLVWRKGRLAGGTRSWYVAQLLLNAAWPVTFFALYPALGAVALWAAFAVICALAATLAFLILRFGPVDATAGCLVLPYFSWLVYCASLNLYSAIHN
- a CDS encoding HNH endonuclease family protein → MTISWSAYRRARRRSRQAWVLLAAAAAAIFVALVWFFTTGQFAAAGPAADGPTEAPVFDAAWMKPVQEPNPVPSGSALAALDGLAVKGRAPNTGYSREAFGQAWLDVDRNGCDTRNDILRRDLAGVVFSEGSSCKVTAGHFREPYTGQDVDFRRGSESSRAVQIDHVVALGDAWQKGAQRLTAKERQSLANDPLNLVAADGAANQQKSAGDAATWLPKNTAIRCHYVARQISVKAAYGLWVTAAEKDAMRRVLSSCPQQPTITAG
- a CDS encoding glyceraldehyde-3-phosphate dehydrogenase → MSQTSDSCLDTWMGREALAEAMIPVIGRLYRENNVVTSIHGRSLINKSTMNILKAHRFARRMSKDELLLEDTAPLLNTLAGLELGAAAIDIARLNQKFKEEGNGATLEEFLRAELAEIVGKRGGDDRTSTDVVLYGFGRIGRLLARLLIEKAGGGHGLRLRAIVVRRGSDNDLSKRASLLRRDSVHGSFEGTIRVDEAANTITANGVQIQVIYSNDPATIDYTAYGISNALVVDNTGRWRDAEGLSQHLQSKGVARVLLTAPGKGELKNIVHGINHSDITDSDKIVSAASCTTNAITPVLKAINDKFGVVHGHVETVHSFTNDQNLIDNFHKGDRRGRSAALNMVITETGAAKAVAKALPELLGKLTGSSIRVPTPDVSLAILNLTLENGTTKDEVNNYLREMSLHSDLRKQIDYIDSPEVVSTDFVGSRRAGIVDGLATVSTDKNLVLYVWYDNEFGYSCQVVRVMEEMAGVNPPSFPAKESAAALAAIAV
- the cysK gene encoding cysteine synthase A, producing MARIYDDVTQLVGGTPLVRLNRLSEGLDATVAVKLEFYNPANSVKDRIGVAIIDAAEKSGALKPGGTIVEGTSGNTGIALAMVGAARGYKVILTMPETMSTERRVMLRAFGAEIVLTPGSEGMRGAVEKAQEIVANTENSIWAQQFANEANPEVHRRTTAEEVWADTDGAVDIFVAGIGTGGTITGVGQVLKERKPGVQIVAVEPKDSPILNGGAPGPHKIQGLGANFIPELLDTNIYDEVIDATLEDSVRVARELGIKEGILGGISSGAIVWAALELAKRPENAGKLIVAVVCDFGERYISTVLYDDIRG
- the orn gene encoding oligoribonuclease gives rise to the protein MPISNERIVWIDCEMTGLDIKNDALIEVAALVTDSELNILGDGVDVVIKPDDAAVAQMSDFVRDMHTRSGLLAELPHGKTMAEAEAAVMEYISAWVPDPRKAPLGGNSVGTDRVFLSRDMPAVVEHLHYRVIDVSTIKELSRRWYARAYFQSPAKKGGHRALGDIKDSIDELRYYREAVFVPAPGPDSATAQKIARGIANAAAESSSGE
- a CDS encoding YaaA family protein, whose amino-acid sequence is MLILLPPSEGKTPALRGPAVDWTALGFPELNPYRAKVLEALGTVSAHQDALALLGVGASLRDDVERNTRLHAEPAAPAHSIYSGVLYDALGYRSLTPVQRRKADESVLVISALWGALRFGDSVPAYRLSMGTSLPDVGRLAPFWKEQLGDTLSAAAQGHLLVDCRSSTYAAAWAPPAQQTVTVNVFTESGGVRKVVSHFAKHTRGELARHLLVRRGKAPGAPSDLLKAAREKWEAELVPGTARKPYALNIILPG
- the def gene encoding peptide deformylase produces the protein MTVLPITIWGEPVLHRRAAEVEVFDDELRTLIADMFETNDAANGVGLAAPQIGVGKRIFVYKYANDDGAPPSGVLVNPVLTLSKVSGAAPDPDEEEEGCLSFPGEQYPLKRAEWARVEGFDGFGEPVRFEATGWFARVIQHEYDHLDGKLYVNRLMDRYSRKAMKQAKKNGWGVPGLTWMPGVDPDPFGH
- a CDS encoding Nif3-like dinuclear metal center hexameric protein; the encoded protein is MEPVDTDVSGQEDHDGDASSGTPAAAGSADAPTLAELLLAVEELWPESLAENWDEVGLVAGHPSAPVTKVMFAVDPTLEVIEEAVEWGAELLITHHPLLLKGVTSVAATSAKGRAVHRLIESGTALLTVHTNGDSAVGGVSDVLADALGLQDVAPLTVAANGLPEEGIGRVGDLADAMSLGDFAARVFGILPSVAGGVRVSGDKDGLVRRIAVCGGAGDSLFNEVRASNADVYVTADLRHHPASEAREAAANGRPYLVDVSHFASEWLWLPAAAAALGNVLADQGHDVEILVSTTNSDPWDFILTPG
- the epsC gene encoding serine O-acetyltransferase EpsC, which codes for MGFFARLKEDLDAARSHDPAARGSFENFFAYSGLHAIWIHRLTHRMWQNPSLRFPARLLSQLGRSWTGIEIHPGATIGRRFFIDHGMGVVIGETAEIGEDVMIYHGVTLGGRSLARIKRHPTIGDRVTIGAGAKILGPITIGRDSAVGANAVVVKDAPPESIITGVPAKWRHRDAQRETKPAVDPAEYDIEYRI
- a CDS encoding zinc ribbon domain-containing protein, whose protein sequence is MAKAAPAEQLKLLELQGLDARLKGLTNRRRTLENDPRIKDLEAALSVANGELGAAKVAVHDAEAALKRAEADVEQVASRIQRDEARLNSGTGLSKDLVALQKDIASLNKRRSDLEDVELEVMERLDSLRERQAAQQQIVDDIQGSFGTIRAELDAALADVETEAAGLRTQRGDFAQGLDAGLLAIYEKTLAKRGVGAARLFHGTSEASGMKLSPGDLAEIKAAAADDIVFCPDSGAILVRSDEWS